Below is a window of Penaeus vannamei isolate JL-2024 chromosome 30, ASM4276789v1, whole genome shotgun sequence DNA.
TTGGTGTTGAGTGGTGTTGGTGTGAAATGGAGTTGGTTGTTGGTGTTAAGTGATGTTGGTTGTTGTTGAGTGGAGTGGTTGTTGGTGTTAAGTGGTGTTGGTTGTTGGTGTTAAGGGAAGTGGTTGTTGGTGTTAAGTGGTGTTGGTTGCTGGTGTTAAGGGAAGTGGTTGTTGGTGTTTTGTAGTGTTGGTTGTTGGTGTTAAGTGGAGTTGGTTGTTGATGTTTTGTGGAGTGGTTGTTGGTGTTTAGGGAAGTGGTTGTTGATGTTAAGTGGTGTTGGTTGTTGATGTTAAGAGGTGTTGGTTGAAGGAGTAAAGTGGTGTGGTTGTTGGCGTTAAGTGGTATTGGTTGGTGTTGAGTGGAGTGGTTGTTGGTGTTAAGTGGTGTTGGTTCTTGGTGATAAGGGAAGTGGTTTTTGGTGTTGAGTGGAGTGGTTGTTGGTGTTACGTATACTGGTATTGGTGTTAAGTATAGTGACCTTGGTGTTGAATAGAGTGGTGTTGATATCGGTGGCAGATGTGGTTACTGGTGTTGTAGGTGAAGTGGCTCTGGTGTTATGGTGGGGATATTAGTGTCATTGGTGTTGTGGTATTGTGGGTATTGATGGTATGTATTTTCGGCGATGGTATAGGTGTTATTGGTGGTAGTACAGGTATTATCATAGGTGTTGAAGGTGTTCCTGCTAGTGCAAATGAGATAAGTGGTGACGTCATATATCTGCTGTTGACGTCATCAAAACCGGGTCTTCAGATAAAATGCGTCCTCTAAATAAGAATCAAAACAAGATATTCAGGAAAACAAGATCAGCAAAATGACATCAACACAAACAAGATGTCCAGgagaatgacgtcatcaaaacaagaTGTTCAGgagaatgacgtcatcaaaaaAGATCTTCAGgaaaatgacgtcatcaaaaaAAGATCTTCAGgaaaatgacgtcatcaaaacaagatcttgaggaaaatgacgtcatcaaaagATCTTCACgaaaatgacgtcatcaaaacaaaatattgaagaaaattaCATCAAAAGATCTTCATgaaaatgacgtcatcaaaacaagaTAAGGAATGacatcatcaaaacaaaaaataggaaaaatataaagtCATTAGAACATGATCCATgaaaatgacgtcatcaaaacaagaTCATGAGAATGACATCAAAAACAAATTcacgaaaatgacaaaaaaaaaaataatgaaaattacattacAAAGAAATCCATGAAAAGGACACTAAAAtacaagataaggaaaaggacatCAAAGACAAGATCTTcatgaaaatgacataaaaaaaaagatcatgaaaattacagggaaaaaaaaacaaactttaaaataacatcaaaacaaGCTCTTCAGTTAAAATAACCTCACCCAAAACAAGGATCTTCTCCAAGGCACGTGACATGATCGCCAAAAGTCCCTTAAACTAACCCTTttaacccttccctcctcatgccctcccccccccaccctcagggtacccccccccccgcccccctcgaccCAGCTGAAGTGAGAGACCTTCATGTCAGTCACTCTTAACAACCAGCGCTACGATATTCACAACGACTTCGTAGATCAGGGCGTGGTTGTGTGGTCAGCGGAAGGGTGCTGTTATGGGACTTTGTCTTgttggcttcttttttttttgttttggtgttgttattagtgGTGTTGTTGAGGTGTTGTAGTTGATCTATCGTAattggctgttgttgttttttttgtgttattaatgACGTTGTTGGTGTTGTAGTTAATCTATCCTAATTGTTTGTTATTagcttttttgctgttgttgttattaatgccgTTGTTGCCGTGTTGTAGTTTATATATCGTAATTGGctgttattagtttttattttgttattgtttttgttaactatcattattattactaacattatcattattcttattattgctatcattattatccttattatcatccttatcaccatcgccaccaacatcacatttatcataattaccattattataatcattattattcccatcaagACCGGGCTTAAGTTATCAAAAATAAACgactaaataaatacaaataactaCATGTAGTTAATAAATGTCTGACAcgtttaaaatataaaaaaagaaaaaaaacagtattagAACAGCATTTGTTATTAAGCACATATAAGAAGCAGCGATAATAACATGGTGAACAAAAGGCCGAAGTTCAGTATCAGAATAAACGACGACAATTATTAGCGAAACACTTAAGCGTAATTAAATTGCCTTGATAAAAATTAAGTGTTAATAAGATCACGTTTTATATCGCTGATCTCACACTATCAATAGGTCATTTTCACCTCTTTGGAATAATTATTAAATCAAACCATCATTTTACGGATGGCAGTAAAGAAAATAGGCAATAATAAACCTCTATTT
It encodes the following:
- the LOC138867391 gene encoding uncharacterized protein DDB_G0286175-like — encoded protein: MSRALEKILVLVYVTPTTTPLNTKNHFPYHQEPTPLNTNNHSTQHQPIPLNANNHTTLLLQPTPLNINNQHHLTSTTTSLNTNNHSTKHQQPTPLNTNNQHYKTPTTTSLNTSNQHHLTPTTTSLNTNNQHHLTPTTTPLNNNQHHLTPTTNSISHQHHSTPTTNTTQQQPTPLNNNQHHSTTTNTTQHQQPLNTNNHSTQQPLNTNNHRTTTPYFPPPS